Proteins from a single region of Gammaproteobacteria bacterium:
- the argB gene encoding acetylglutamate kinase, with protein MNQQDATRVASVLIEALPYIQRFSGKTVVIKYGGNAMVDENLKHGFARDIVLLKQVGLNPVVVHGGGPQIGKLLTQLGKESTFVEGMRVTDRETMDVVQMVLGGLVNKEIVNLINQYGGHAVGLTGKDGALIRARKLTLNRTNPELQASEIIDLGHVGEVAAIDPSLVHMLDRSGFIPVIAPVGVGEDGASYNINADLVAGKMAAVLGAEKLILLTNTTGVLDGEGGLLTGLGTEDVDRLIADGTIHGGMLPKIGCAMDAIQSGVKTAHIIDGRIEHAVLLELFTDQGIGTLIRG; from the coding sequence CAAGTACGGCGGCAACGCCATGGTGGACGAAAACCTCAAGCACGGCTTCGCACGTGACATCGTGCTGCTCAAGCAGGTGGGGCTGAACCCGGTGGTGGTGCACGGCGGCGGTCCGCAGATCGGCAAGCTGCTCACTCAGCTGGGCAAGGAATCCACCTTCGTCGAAGGCATGCGGGTCACGGACCGCGAGACCATGGACGTGGTGCAGATGGTGCTGGGGGGCCTGGTGAACAAGGAGATCGTCAACCTGATCAACCAGTACGGCGGCCATGCGGTCGGCCTCACCGGCAAGGACGGGGCGCTGATCCGGGCCCGCAAGCTGACGCTGAACCGCACCAACCCGGAACTTCAGGCCTCGGAGATCATCGACCTGGGACACGTCGGCGAAGTCGCCGCCATCGACCCTTCCCTGGTGCACATGCTGGATCGCAGCGGCTTCATCCCGGTCATCGCCCCGGTCGGGGTCGGCGAGGACGGCGCCTCCTACAACATCAATGCGGATCTGGTGGCCGGCAAGATGGCGGCGGTGCTGGGTGCGGAAAAACTGATTCTGCTGACCAATACCACCGGCGTACTGGACGGAGAAGGTGGGCTGCTCACGGGACTCGGCACCGAGGACGTCGACCGTTTGATCGCCGACGGCACCATTCACGGCGGAATGCTGCCCAAGATCGGTTGCGCGATGGACGCCATCCAGTCCGGGGTCAAAACCGCCCATATCATCGATGGTCGTATCGAACACGCCGTGTTGCTGGAACTGTTCACCGATCAGGGCATCGGCACCCTGATCAGAGGCTGA
- a CDS encoding DUF4124 domain-containing protein: MPSKALAAALLLPLVLPGVAAAKFYRWVDANGNVHISDTLPPEAAHDYKVEVMDSAGDVETTVGPAPTKAELEKRAQQKKAKEQASVDAEKQRRLDQILLQTFTTVEDLERARDDRLGLVDTNIKIAQEKVTSIKSQLGSVEARLKKHPDNQNLNEQVMNLKNALADNEDYLHQQQQVRGDIVKKFKHDIARFKELKAEQAKEKQAKQQQQQQQ; the protein is encoded by the coding sequence ATGCCATCAAAGGCGCTTGCCGCCGCCCTGCTGCTGCCGCTGGTGCTGCCCGGCGTTGCCGCAGCCAAGTTCTACCGCTGGGTGGACGCGAATGGGAATGTGCATATAAGCGATACCCTGCCGCCCGAGGCGGCGCACGATTACAAGGTCGAGGTGATGGATTCGGCGGGCGACGTGGAAACGACCGTGGGTCCGGCACCCACCAAGGCGGAACTGGAAAAAAGGGCGCAGCAGAAAAAGGCGAAGGAGCAGGCCAGCGTGGATGCCGAGAAACAGCGTCGGCTGGATCAGATCCTGTTGCAGACCTTCACCACGGTCGAGGATCTCGAGCGTGCACGTGACGACCGTCTCGGTCTGGTTGACACCAACATCAAGATCGCCCAGGAAAAGGTGACCAGCATCAAGTCACAGCTCGGGTCGGTGGAGGCACGGCTGAAAAAACATCCGGATAACCAAAACCTCAACGAACAGGTCATGAACTTGAAGAACGCGCTGGCCGACAACGAGGATTACCTGCATCAACAGCAGCAGGTGCGAGGGGATATCGTCAAGAAATTCAAGCACGACATCGCGCGCTTCAAGGAGCTGAAGGCCGAGCAGGCAAAAGAAAAGCAGGCCAAGCAACAGCAACAGCAGCAGCAATAG
- a CDS encoding sulfite exporter TauE/SafE family protein, which yields MDITNQLLLFVISLFANMFSAFAGGGAGLIQLPALIFLGLPFGIALATHKLASVALGVGATLRHLREGGLQRGFVLLLLVSGIPGVLLGASVILQVPGRAAEIALGLLTAGLGLYSVFKPTLGQTHTPSHRDPSGYLIGGTILFGIGFLNGSLTSGTGLFTTLWLVRWFGLDYRRAVAYTLVMVGLFWNGAGAITLGMLGSIQWSWIPALLAGSLIGGYLGAHLAIAKGNRWIKRGYEFVTLVIGIKLIIG from the coding sequence GTGGATATTACCAACCAACTTCTGCTGTTCGTTATCTCGCTGTTCGCCAATATGTTCTCGGCCTTCGCCGGGGGCGGGGCAGGGCTGATCCAGCTGCCGGCGCTGATCTTTCTGGGCCTGCCGTTCGGAATCGCGCTGGCCACGCACAAACTGGCCAGCGTGGCGCTGGGCGTCGGCGCCACCCTGCGCCATTTGCGCGAAGGGGGACTGCAGCGCGGGTTCGTCCTGTTGCTGCTGGTATCGGGAATACCCGGGGTATTGCTGGGTGCGAGCGTGATTCTGCAGGTGCCGGGACGGGCGGCGGAAATCGCGCTCGGCCTGCTCACCGCCGGCCTGGGATTGTATTCGGTGTTCAAGCCGACCCTGGGCCAGACCCACACGCCAAGCCACCGCGACCCGAGCGGTTACCTGATCGGCGGCACGATTCTGTTCGGCATCGGTTTCCTGAACGGCTCGCTGACCTCCGGCACCGGCCTGTTCACCACCTTGTGGCTGGTGCGCTGGTTCGGCCTCGACTACCGGCGCGCTGTGGCGTACACGCTGGTGATGGTGGGGCTGTTCTGGAACGGCGCCGGCGCCATCACGCTCGGCATGCTGGGATCGATCCAATGGAGCTGGATTCCCGCCCTGCTCGCCGGTTCGCTGATCGGCGGCTACCTCGGGGCGCACCTCGCGATCGCGAAGGGCAACCGCTGGATCAAGCGCGGATACGAATTCGTCACCCTGGTGATCGGTATCAAGCTCATCATCGGCTGA